In Primulina eburnea isolate SZY01 chromosome 3, ASM2296580v1, whole genome shotgun sequence, one DNA window encodes the following:
- the LOC140826810 gene encoding uncharacterized protein yields MRCKKHPADFSSAVGVCASCLRERLLAIMAAQAQAQLMQAQLQLAQDRGGCRKADTTHHPPSLAFPRSVSPYISRRKSDNAAAWQIHGNQDQRFYGTPQVGPSGSITVEIERGRKKSNGGRIFSLLSGLFKSKRGKTGTDVSGPISDPSVSDSGPGSRARDPCTSSPSWLSAALPNRRKKKVNTFPIDVSMAGDRRRAWKNRGMSPARFSDDEDDEHCRGGSSGYSSESSQGWRQTPRRTPASTRSGGGRAAPNKNMAGLTFCLSPLVRASPSRHRNQKGALPELMTAAALGGDARAPPKAHLSTVSSFCKNRSRKLADFGRYNPNY; encoded by the coding sequence ATGAGGTGCAAGAAGCATCCGGCGGACTTCAGCAGCGCCGTCGGCGTTTGCGCCTCCTGCCTGCGGGAGCGACTCCTTGCGATCATGGCTGCGCAAGCTCAGGCCCAATTAATGCAAGCCCAATTGCAGCTGGCACAAGATCGGGGGGGTTGCCGGAAAGCTGATACCACCCATCATCCGCCGTCTCTCGCCTTTCCTCGTTCGGTTTCGCCTTACATATCACGCCGAAAGTCGGACAACGCCGCCGCATGGCAGATACACGGAAACCAAGACCAACGTTTCTACGGTACTCCGCAGGTGGGGCCCAGTGGATCTATAACCGTTGAAATTGAGAGGGGCAGGAAGAAGAGTAACGGGGGGAGAATTTTTTCGCTTCTCTCTGGACTCTTCAAATCGAAGCGAGGGAAGACGGGGACGGATGTGTCGGGTCCCATTTCGGATCCAAGTGTTTCGGATTCGGGTCCCGGTTCCAGAGCTCGCGATCCTTGTACTTCTTCTCCATCTTGGTTGTCCGCCGCTCTTCCAAATCGCCGGAAAAAGAAGGTCAACACGTTCCCCATCGACGTAAGCATGGCCGGAGATCGTCGGAGGGCCTGGAAAAACCGCGGAATGTCTCCTGCGAGATTCTCCGACGACGAAGACGACGAGCATTGCCGAGGTGGATCGAGCGGATACTCTTCTGAATCCTCCCAAGGGTGGAGGCAGACACCGAGGAGGACGCCGGCTTCGACGCGGAGCGGTGGAGGTAGGGCGGCTCCCAACAAAAACATGGCAGGCTTGACGTTTTGCTTGAGCCCTTTAGTGCGGGCCAGCCCGAGCAGGCACCGGAATCAGAAAGGCGCTCTGCCGGAGCTGATGACGGCGGCAGCACTGGGAGGTGACGCTAGAGCACCGCCGAAGGCACACCTCTCCACTGTGTCGTCGTTTTGCAAGAATCGGTCCCGGAAGCTTGCCGATTTCGGGAGGTACAATCCCAACTACTGA
- the LOC140826658 gene encoding probable purine permease 11 isoform X1: protein MLVDCITEKQEPIMAKDGPSTYRSPLHTLKRWHWWLLVALNIFFLIVGQAAAVLLGKFYYDKGGNSKWMATLVQTAAFPILLIPYFFLLSPDEPSSTLSPRSILNLVAIYCVLGFLIAGDNMLYSIGLLYLSASTYSLICATQLAFNAIFSYFLNHQKFTALILNSVIILSLSSALLAVNDDSDKPSGVSQGKYIVGIITAVAASALYSLLLSLMQLTFEKVLKKETFSIVLEMQICTALVATCVTIVGLFASGEWRTLSREMDSFTTGKLSYVMTLVWTAISWQVCSVGVVGLIFVVSSLFSNVISTLSLAVTPIASLVVFHDKMNGVKIIAMLMAFWGFASYIYHNYLDEVEVRKNQTDANNAVNDSCS, encoded by the coding sequence ATGCTTGTTGATTGTATAACAGAGAAGCAGGAGCCAATTATGGCAAAAGATGGGCCTTCAACTTATCGTTCACCACTTCACACCCTTAAGAGATGGCATTGGTGGCTTCTGGTGGCTCTGAACATATTTTTTCTGATTGTTGGTCAAGCTGCTGCTGTTCTATTAGGAAAATTTTATTACGATAAAGGCGGAAATAGTAAATGGATGGCAACTCTAGTCCAAACAGCCGCTTTTCCCATTCTTCTGATCCcgtatttttttcttctttcccCAGATGAGCCATCAAGCACATTATCACCGCGTTCTATTCTTAATTTAGTCGCAATCTATTGCGTTCTTGGATTCCTTATTGCAGGAGACAACATGCTATATTCCATTGGATTATTGTACCTATCTGCTTCAACTTACTCACTTATTTGTGCCACACAGCTGGCTTTTAATGCCATTTTCTCTTACTTCCTTAATCATCAGAAATTTACGGCCTTAATCCTTAATTCTGTCATTATTCTTTCATTATCTTCTGCTCTTCTTGCCGTCAACGATGATTCTGATAAGCCTTCAGGAGTATCCCAGGGGAAATATATTGTAGGAATCATTACTGCAGTAGCAGCTTCTGCTCTATACTCTCTTTTACTTTCATTAATGCAGCTAACGTTCGAGAAAGTCTTAAAGAAAGAAACTTTTTCCATCGTTTTAGAAATGCAAATATGTACGGCACTCGTGGCTACATGTGTCACAATCGTGGGTCTTTTTGCGAGTGGTGAATGGAGGACCTTAAGTAGGGAAATGGATAGTTTTACCACCGGAAAACTTTCTTATGTGATGACTCTGGTTTGGACAGCCATTTCATGGCAGGTCTGTTCTGTCGGGGTTGTGGGTTTGATTTTTGTGGTGTCGTCTCTGTTCTCCAATGTAATTAGTACGCTTTCCTTGGCCGTTACTCCTATTGCTTCTTTGGTTGTGTTCCATGACAAGATGAATGGCGTGAAGATAATAGCAATGCTGATGGCATTTTGGGGGTTTGCTTCTTACATTTATCATAACTATCTTGATGAAGTCGAGGTAAGGAAGAATCAAACTGATGCTAATAATGCTGTTAATGATTCTTGTTCCTAA
- the LOC140826658 gene encoding probable purine permease 11 isoform X2 encodes MLEKQEPIMAKDGPSTYRSPLHTLKRWHWWLLVALNIFFLIVGQAAAVLLGKFYYDKGGNSKWMATLVQTAAFPILLIPYFFLLSPDEPSSTLSPRSILNLVAIYCVLGFLIAGDNMLYSIGLLYLSASTYSLICATQLAFNAIFSYFLNHQKFTALILNSVIILSLSSALLAVNDDSDKPSGVSQGKYIVGIITAVAASALYSLLLSLMQLTFEKVLKKETFSIVLEMQICTALVATCVTIVGLFASGEWRTLSREMDSFTTGKLSYVMTLVWTAISWQVCSVGVVGLIFVVSSLFSNVISTLSLAVTPIASLVVFHDKMNGVKIIAMLMAFWGFASYIYHNYLDEVEVRKNQTDANNAVNDSCS; translated from the coding sequence AGAAGCAGGAGCCAATTATGGCAAAAGATGGGCCTTCAACTTATCGTTCACCACTTCACACCCTTAAGAGATGGCATTGGTGGCTTCTGGTGGCTCTGAACATATTTTTTCTGATTGTTGGTCAAGCTGCTGCTGTTCTATTAGGAAAATTTTATTACGATAAAGGCGGAAATAGTAAATGGATGGCAACTCTAGTCCAAACAGCCGCTTTTCCCATTCTTCTGATCCcgtatttttttcttctttcccCAGATGAGCCATCAAGCACATTATCACCGCGTTCTATTCTTAATTTAGTCGCAATCTATTGCGTTCTTGGATTCCTTATTGCAGGAGACAACATGCTATATTCCATTGGATTATTGTACCTATCTGCTTCAACTTACTCACTTATTTGTGCCACACAGCTGGCTTTTAATGCCATTTTCTCTTACTTCCTTAATCATCAGAAATTTACGGCCTTAATCCTTAATTCTGTCATTATTCTTTCATTATCTTCTGCTCTTCTTGCCGTCAACGATGATTCTGATAAGCCTTCAGGAGTATCCCAGGGGAAATATATTGTAGGAATCATTACTGCAGTAGCAGCTTCTGCTCTATACTCTCTTTTACTTTCATTAATGCAGCTAACGTTCGAGAAAGTCTTAAAGAAAGAAACTTTTTCCATCGTTTTAGAAATGCAAATATGTACGGCACTCGTGGCTACATGTGTCACAATCGTGGGTCTTTTTGCGAGTGGTGAATGGAGGACCTTAAGTAGGGAAATGGATAGTTTTACCACCGGAAAACTTTCTTATGTGATGACTCTGGTTTGGACAGCCATTTCATGGCAGGTCTGTTCTGTCGGGGTTGTGGGTTTGATTTTTGTGGTGTCGTCTCTGTTCTCCAATGTAATTAGTACGCTTTCCTTGGCCGTTACTCCTATTGCTTCTTTGGTTGTGTTCCATGACAAGATGAATGGCGTGAAGATAATAGCAATGCTGATGGCATTTTGGGGGTTTGCTTCTTACATTTATCATAACTATCTTGATGAAGTCGAGGTAAGGAAGAATCAAACTGATGCTAATAATGCTGTTAATGATTCTTGTTCCTAA
- the LOC140826658 gene encoding probable purine permease 11 isoform X3, with translation MAKDGPSTYRSPLHTLKRWHWWLLVALNIFFLIVGQAAAVLLGKFYYDKGGNSKWMATLVQTAAFPILLIPYFFLLSPDEPSSTLSPRSILNLVAIYCVLGFLIAGDNMLYSIGLLYLSASTYSLICATQLAFNAIFSYFLNHQKFTALILNSVIILSLSSALLAVNDDSDKPSGVSQGKYIVGIITAVAASALYSLLLSLMQLTFEKVLKKETFSIVLEMQICTALVATCVTIVGLFASGEWRTLSREMDSFTTGKLSYVMTLVWTAISWQVCSVGVVGLIFVVSSLFSNVISTLSLAVTPIASLVVFHDKMNGVKIIAMLMAFWGFASYIYHNYLDEVEVRKNQTDANNAVNDSCS, from the coding sequence ATGGCAAAAGATGGGCCTTCAACTTATCGTTCACCACTTCACACCCTTAAGAGATGGCATTGGTGGCTTCTGGTGGCTCTGAACATATTTTTTCTGATTGTTGGTCAAGCTGCTGCTGTTCTATTAGGAAAATTTTATTACGATAAAGGCGGAAATAGTAAATGGATGGCAACTCTAGTCCAAACAGCCGCTTTTCCCATTCTTCTGATCCcgtatttttttcttctttcccCAGATGAGCCATCAAGCACATTATCACCGCGTTCTATTCTTAATTTAGTCGCAATCTATTGCGTTCTTGGATTCCTTATTGCAGGAGACAACATGCTATATTCCATTGGATTATTGTACCTATCTGCTTCAACTTACTCACTTATTTGTGCCACACAGCTGGCTTTTAATGCCATTTTCTCTTACTTCCTTAATCATCAGAAATTTACGGCCTTAATCCTTAATTCTGTCATTATTCTTTCATTATCTTCTGCTCTTCTTGCCGTCAACGATGATTCTGATAAGCCTTCAGGAGTATCCCAGGGGAAATATATTGTAGGAATCATTACTGCAGTAGCAGCTTCTGCTCTATACTCTCTTTTACTTTCATTAATGCAGCTAACGTTCGAGAAAGTCTTAAAGAAAGAAACTTTTTCCATCGTTTTAGAAATGCAAATATGTACGGCACTCGTGGCTACATGTGTCACAATCGTGGGTCTTTTTGCGAGTGGTGAATGGAGGACCTTAAGTAGGGAAATGGATAGTTTTACCACCGGAAAACTTTCTTATGTGATGACTCTGGTTTGGACAGCCATTTCATGGCAGGTCTGTTCTGTCGGGGTTGTGGGTTTGATTTTTGTGGTGTCGTCTCTGTTCTCCAATGTAATTAGTACGCTTTCCTTGGCCGTTACTCCTATTGCTTCTTTGGTTGTGTTCCATGACAAGATGAATGGCGTGAAGATAATAGCAATGCTGATGGCATTTTGGGGGTTTGCTTCTTACATTTATCATAACTATCTTGATGAAGTCGAGGTAAGGAAGAATCAAACTGATGCTAATAATGCTGTTAATGATTCTTGTTCCTAA